Proteins encoded within one genomic window of Lysinibacillus louembei:
- a CDS encoding ABC transporter ATP-binding protein translates to MKTSEELLVIKDLHTGFRIKDTYFDAVDGVSLTLRKNEILAIVGESGCGKSTLATSIIGLHDHNKTRVQGEILFKNKNLAKLSEDEFNDVRGMDIGMIFQDPLSALNPLMRIGEQIEESLIYHTKLTKEQRVARVFELLTQVGIPNPQRVARQFPHQLSGGMRQRVIIAIAISCKPQIIIADEPTTALDVTIQAQILDLLKDLQAETGSGIILITHDLGVVAEVADRVAVMYAGQIIEEAPVEELFNNPKHPYTRSLFNSIPQMNSDGKKLNVIEGIVPSLMKLPRQGCRFSPRISWIPESAHEKDPVLHEVAPNHFVRCTCYKEFYFKGEEGGRA, encoded by the coding sequence TTGAAAACGTCAGAAGAGCTTTTAGTAATTAAAGATTTACATACAGGTTTTCGAATTAAGGATACATACTTCGATGCAGTAGATGGTGTATCATTAACGTTAAGAAAAAACGAAATCCTGGCGATTGTTGGCGAATCAGGCTGTGGTAAAAGTACATTAGCCACATCAATTATTGGACTTCATGACCATAATAAAACGCGAGTGCAAGGTGAGATTTTATTTAAAAATAAAAATCTTGCAAAATTAAGCGAGGATGAGTTCAACGATGTTCGTGGTATGGATATAGGAATGATTTTCCAGGATCCGCTTTCTGCATTAAATCCATTAATGCGTATTGGGGAGCAGATTGAGGAAAGTTTAATTTATCATACTAAGTTAACAAAGGAACAACGTGTAGCTCGAGTTTTCGAACTATTAACGCAAGTTGGAATTCCAAACCCACAACGTGTTGCAAGACAATTCCCACACCAATTATCTGGTGGTATGCGTCAGCGTGTTATTATTGCGATTGCGATTTCTTGTAAGCCGCAAATTATTATTGCGGATGAACCGACAACGGCTTTGGATGTAACAATCCAGGCTCAAATTTTGGACTTACTAAAAGACTTACAGGCAGAGACAGGCTCAGGTATTATCTTAATTACACACGATTTAGGTGTTGTAGCTGAAGTAGCTGATCGTGTAGCTGTTATGTATGCCGGTCAAATTATCGAAGAGGCACCAGTAGAGGAATTATTTAATAATCCGAAACATCCATACACGCGTTCATTATTTAATTCAATTCCACAAATGAACTCGGATGGGAAAAAACTAAATGTTATCGAAGGTATCGTGCCTTCTTTAATGAAATTGCCACGTCAAGGATGTCGTTTCTCACCACGTATTTCTTGGATTCCGGAAAGTGCGCATGAGAAAGACCCTGTGTTGCACGAAGTAGCACCAAATCATTTTGTAAGATGTACGTGCTATAAGGAATTCTACTTTAAAGGCGAAGAAGGAGGACGTGCATAA
- a CDS encoding alpha-amylase family glycosyl hydrolase produces the protein MKIMKWVSAVIAAFLIISPLSAVSYAKETRTITDESIYDVLVDRYFNKNAGNDINVDRQDAAQFAGGDFNGLVDRLATIKKMGFTITSIGSVFTTETYDGWTPTSYEQLEPHFGTEQELKDLISAYNKEGIEIMVDFPLSNVSVNHEWVKDSAKQAWIKSEHNGLVQWDLANAEVQAALQEALMQFVNSYDFGGIRLTNITDADTAFLNRLIDSLKAQNSALYVISNEASEANFDAAFAADAATVYRNMFKNVDLSTADLLKDVEPYLENQEAAPQLMIDSLQTDRFVLDATEQKMFPPTRLKMAILPLMFMPGVPVMQYGTEIAMNGEAGEQAHQIYNFKTEEELVDFIGNLQSIRNKSAAMRQGDFALVENDNGLIAYTRKLEDEQWLVIANNTSKTKQIILKAEDIGEGKELRGVLSNEIVKQNKNNEYVVVLDREVSDVYQIIDERGWNIPYLVALGIVYLLFVTFVIVIIKRGRQKRSTKDAIQ, from the coding sequence ATGAAAATAATGAAATGGGTTTCTGCAGTAATCGCTGCATTTTTAATAATATCTCCATTATCAGCTGTCAGCTATGCTAAGGAGACACGAACGATTACAGATGAAAGTATATATGATGTATTAGTTGACCGTTATTTTAATAAAAACGCAGGCAATGATATCAATGTAGATCGACAAGATGCTGCTCAATTTGCTGGCGGTGATTTCAATGGCTTAGTGGATCGACTTGCAACAATAAAAAAAATGGGCTTTACAATTACTTCGATTGGATCTGTATTCACGACAGAAACATATGATGGTTGGACACCAACAAGCTATGAGCAATTAGAGCCTCATTTTGGTACAGAGCAGGAGCTAAAAGATTTAATTTCAGCTTACAATAAAGAAGGCATTGAAATCATGGTGGACTTCCCATTATCCAATGTTAGTGTGAATCATGAATGGGTGAAAGATTCAGCAAAACAAGCATGGATTAAGTCAGAGCACAATGGGCTTGTGCAATGGGATTTAGCAAATGCTGAAGTGCAGGCTGCTTTACAAGAAGCATTGATGCAATTTGTCAACAGCTATGATTTTGGAGGTATCCGTTTAACGAATATTACAGATGCGGACACAGCTTTTTTAAATCGTTTAATTGATTCCTTGAAAGCACAAAACAGCGCACTATATGTCATTTCAAACGAAGCGAGTGAAGCCAATTTTGATGCCGCATTTGCAGCAGATGCGGCAACTGTATATCGAAATATGTTTAAAAATGTAGATTTATCAACAGCTGATTTGCTGAAAGATGTTGAACCTTACTTAGAAAATCAAGAGGCAGCACCACAATTAATGATTGATTCATTACAAACAGATCGCTTTGTGTTGGATGCAACAGAGCAAAAAATGTTCCCACCTACACGCTTAAAGATGGCGATATTGCCATTGATGTTTATGCCTGGTGTGCCAGTAATGCAATATGGCACAGAAATTGCGATGAATGGTGAGGCAGGAGAGCAAGCACATCAAATCTATAATTTTAAAACAGAGGAAGAGCTCGTTGACTTCATCGGTAATTTGCAAAGCATTCGAAATAAATCTGCTGCGATGCGTCAAGGTGATTTCGCACTAGTAGAAAATGATAATGGCTTAATTGCTTATACACGCAAGCTGGAAGACGAGCAATGGCTAGTTATTGCAAACAATACAAGTAAAACGAAGCAAATTATTTTGAAGGCAGAAGATATTGGTGAAGGAAAAGAGCTACGCGGTGTATTGAGCAATGAAATCGTTAAGCAAAATAAAAATAATGAGTACGTTGTTGTGCTAGACCGAGAAGTTTCCGACGTTTACCAAATTATTGATGAACGTGGCTGGAATATTCCTTATTTAGTAGCATTAGGAATTGTTTATCTGTTATTTGTTACTTTTGTTATCGTCATTATCAAGCGCGGTCGCCAAAAACGTAGCACAAAGGATGCCATTCAATAG
- a CDS encoding YisL family protein codes for MSFLTSTTHLHVTTWVIALVLFFIAALASKPNKGVHMTLRVMYILIIISGGALFMEWRGNVAESNMFYDMKVLFGILVIGFMEMILVRKTKGKSTTMFWGLFAIVLLVTLYLGLSMGIGMNF; via the coding sequence ATGAGTTTTTTAACAAGCACAACGCATCTTCATGTTACGACATGGGTGATTGCACTTGTACTATTTTTCATTGCTGCATTAGCAAGTAAGCCAAACAAAGGCGTACATATGACATTGCGTGTTATGTACATTTTAATTATTATTTCTGGTGGCGCATTATTTATGGAATGGCGCGGTAATGTTGCGGAGAGCAATATGTTTTATGATATGAAAGTATTGTTTGGCATACTTGTCATCGGCTTCATGGAGATGATTTTAGTACGTAAAACAAAAGGGAAATCTACAACGATGTTCTGGGGATTGTTTGCTATCGTGTTATTAGTAACACTTTATTTAGGGCTATCAATGGGAATCGGTATGAATTTCTAA
- a CDS encoding fumarylacetoacetate hydrolase family protein, giving the protein MKLLSFKLNGQVKFGPKVKKEEAVWDVLAIQDALQVFPSFPSTIIEGIALGFDFVEKTRKLVDAAQKSENAEQFKYTFNEIEWLAPIPRTPKNILCVGKNYRDHVQEMGGDTAPEDIVVFTKAPTAIAADETTIPVHAEKTAMLDYEGELAIVIGKRGKDIPKGLAYDYIFGYTIANDLTARDLQEKHKQYFLGKSLDESCPMGPYLVSKDEIPDPQVLSIVTKVNGEVRQNGSTKDMLFNVADIISILSKYVTLEPGDIILTGTPAGVGKGMNPPAYLKAGDEVKVSIEGIGTLANRFA; this is encoded by the coding sequence ATGAAACTATTATCATTTAAATTAAATGGACAAGTAAAATTTGGACCGAAAGTAAAAAAAGAAGAAGCGGTTTGGGATGTGTTAGCAATCCAAGATGCGTTACAAGTTTTTCCTTCTTTTCCGTCAACGATTATTGAGGGTATTGCATTAGGCTTTGACTTTGTAGAAAAAACAAGAAAATTAGTAGATGCCGCACAAAAAAGTGAAAATGCGGAGCAATTTAAATATACATTTAATGAAATTGAATGGTTAGCACCAATTCCACGTACACCGAAAAATATTTTATGCGTAGGCAAAAACTACAGGGACCATGTACAAGAAATGGGTGGAGATACAGCACCGGAAGATATTGTTGTCTTTACAAAAGCACCGACAGCAATTGCAGCAGATGAAACGACAATACCCGTTCATGCAGAAAAGACAGCAATGCTAGATTACGAGGGTGAACTAGCTATTGTCATCGGTAAACGTGGTAAAGATATTCCAAAAGGGCTTGCTTATGACTATATATTTGGTTATACAATCGCCAACGATTTAACAGCACGTGATTTACAAGAAAAGCATAAGCAATATTTCTTAGGAAAAAGCTTAGATGAATCTTGCCCAATGGGACCATATTTAGTATCAAAGGATGAAATTCCAGATCCACAAGTGTTATCAATTGTCACAAAAGTAAATGGTGAAGTACGTCAAAACGGCTCCACGAAAGATATGCTATTTAACGTAGCAGACATTATCTCAATTTTATCAAAATATGTGACATTAGAGCCTGGCGATATTATTTTAACAGGCACGCCTGCAGGAGTAGGTAAGGGCATGAATCCACCAGCATATTTAAAAGCAGGTGACGAAGTGAAAGTTTCCATTGAAGGAATTGGCACACTTGCAAATCGCTTTGCATAA
- a CDS encoding DUF418 domain-containing protein → MNFQPTLMHERVHTIDILRGVSLFGILLVNMFGFYLPQPHIDIAYWFTEAKDIMWQQTLDIYVQSSFYPLFSMLFGYGLAMQYTKSQRTGSNFYKFAPKRLFILFGIGLAHAFLIWWGDILVTYAFCGFFLIALMRLKSSWMVALAIMLNALLHGFILFALSIQGIANVEKTAQFVDITMVQNAIVAYGTGTWSDAFTQRLADLSVQMSLGAWFASLFTILPYMLIGAAAAKWRLIERAKELKVMWLMLAIVGIGLGLFIKSAPYMLTYTNMLDYVKVFVGGPILAVGYMAAIVVICLLPFALKLLSPFAKLGRMSMTMYIMQSIVCTFIFYNFGFGLYGKMSVQMGTYMALGIFAAQLVIAELWLSKFSQGPLEAIIKRFTYGKKLSEK, encoded by the coding sequence GTGAATTTTCAACCTACATTAATGCATGAACGGGTACATACGATTGATATTTTACGCGGTGTGAGTTTATTCGGTATATTGCTTGTCAATATGTTTGGCTTTTATTTACCACAGCCACATATCGATATTGCTTATTGGTTTACTGAGGCAAAGGATATTATGTGGCAACAAACGCTAGATATTTATGTGCAAAGTAGCTTCTATCCGCTCTTTTCTATGTTGTTTGGCTATGGATTAGCGATGCAATATACGAAATCACAAAGAACGGGCAGCAATTTTTATAAATTTGCACCGAAGCGCCTCTTTATTTTATTTGGAATCGGCTTGGCACATGCCTTTCTTATTTGGTGGGGCGATATTTTAGTAACATATGCATTTTGTGGCTTCTTTTTAATTGCCTTAATGCGTTTGAAAAGCTCATGGATGGTCGCACTAGCCATCATGCTTAATGCTTTACTGCATGGCTTTATATTATTTGCTTTGTCGATTCAAGGTATAGCAAACGTGGAAAAGACAGCGCAATTTGTTGATATTACGATGGTGCAAAATGCCATCGTCGCATATGGGACAGGTACATGGAGCGATGCTTTTACACAGCGCTTAGCCGATTTGTCAGTACAGATGAGCCTTGGCGCATGGTTTGCCTCATTATTTACGATTTTGCCATATATGTTAATTGGGGCAGCAGCTGCGAAATGGCGCTTAATTGAACGGGCAAAAGAGCTAAAAGTGATGTGGCTTATGTTAGCTATCGTTGGGATAGGGTTAGGGCTTTTCATTAAAAGTGCACCATATATGCTTACATATACAAACATGTTAGACTATGTAAAGGTGTTTGTCGGTGGTCCAATTTTAGCGGTTGGCTATATGGCTGCGATTGTTGTTATTTGTTTATTGCCCTTTGCTTTAAAGCTATTATCACCATTTGCTAAGCTTGGGCGTATGTCAATGACGATGTATATTATGCAGTCAATTGTTTGTACATTTATTTTCTACAATTTCGGCTTCGGCTTGTATGGAAAAATGTCAGTTCAAATGGGAACGTATATGGCACTTGGCATTTTTGCTGCACAGCTAGTCATTGCAGAGCTATGGTTGTCGAAGTTTTCGCAAGGGCCGCTGGAAGCTATTATAAAAAGATTTACTTACGGTAAAAAATTATCAGAAAAATAA
- the addA gene encoding helicase-exonuclease AddAB subunit AddA, with amino-acid sequence MTLLIPKKPTDAQWTDEQWKAIWATGQDTLVSAAAGSGKTAVLIERLIQKIIAENEPLDVDELLVVTFTNASAAEMRSRLAGALEKEIEKDPNNRFLRRQLSLINKAQISTLHSFCLAICRQYAYMIDLDPGFRIASQDEVALLQDDVLSTILEQAYSEDGELSQQAVYELVDSFSSDRHDQEIEVLLLQLYNMSRVQPAPYTWLDTLTQEYDIAPNATVDDLTFVAQLKSSILNSLYAAEHNLLTMKRYAEGNFGIGTYHTLATEELAFVQVAIDKLKNSTWQDIYEHMQKVQWGRLPTIKKSDEADPQIKDIAKAHRDEAKDIVKAIKDTFFIRKPQILLDEMRRMKPIIETLVQLVKIFSEAFKAAKLERAFVDFSDLEHYALEILTVETDKGIEPSAVAKDFQKRFKEVLVDEYQDVNLLQETILQLVKSGDEAKGNLFMVGDVKQSIYQFRLAEPRLFLRKYKNFTENPIDTGLRIDLNANFRSRSEVLQATNYVFERVMDEVVGEINYDDQAALKFQAHYNKTNIPVEFVVIDQCTEQEEEALDEELEELKTSQQEARYMIRKIQHMMEKEMPIYNPKDGTTRPIRYSDIVILMRSMTWSADFAEEFKAAGIPLYAETSKGYFDALEVMIMLNVLKIVDNPFQDIPLASVLRAPFFGLTENELAEVRLAKRNVPFFEAVTAFMKEPTNAKVEEKLHYFLTLLEKWRQLARRGSLADLIWTIYLDTNYYELVGAMANGKQRQANLRALHDRALAYEKTSFRGLFRFLRFVDRMKSRGDDLGIAKSIGEGDDVVRLMTIHSSKGLEFPVVFVAGIAKSFNQQDFKGSYLFDQDFGLAVKAINTEERTMFTSLPYLAMKEKKIAKLKAEEMRILYVAMTRAKERLILLGTVKNWDKKLAKWGNHQDLPPKELLPNYLRASANSFLDWLAPALVSHPDFLTRAIQDEAFSEHEAIVQKDSLWSITVLAAEQLQNTEEQETFVQLLVEEDVDEQLVEQLTERFTATYPYRQSIAKKSKTSVSEIKRFEALQQEEDIVYNPQAMKQASIAKRPSFIQAKALSAAEMGTIIHAIMQHVPQQGFATLDEANEFVANLVVRQLITKEEAAIVNMEKVLTFFNSPIGLRFKNATRLLREVPFTMSRMDREGDSQIVQGIIDCLFEEDGQWVLLDYKTDKIRPPFDMEPALTEEMAKRYQLQLQIYGEAIEIINRTKVKEKILYLYDIGQTVVLE; translated from the coding sequence GTGACATTACTGATACCGAAGAAACCGACTGATGCGCAATGGACGGATGAGCAGTGGAAGGCTATTTGGGCAACGGGACAGGATACGCTTGTATCAGCAGCGGCAGGGTCAGGGAAAACAGCAGTATTAATTGAGCGTTTGATTCAAAAAATTATTGCCGAAAATGAGCCACTCGATGTCGATGAATTGCTCGTTGTTACTTTTACGAATGCCTCAGCAGCTGAAATGCGAAGTCGTTTAGCAGGCGCATTAGAAAAGGAAATTGAGAAAGATCCAAATAACCGCTTTTTGCGACGTCAATTAAGCTTAATTAATAAAGCACAAATTTCAACACTACACTCATTTTGTTTAGCCATTTGTCGTCAATATGCCTATATGATTGACCTTGACCCAGGATTCCGCATCGCTAGTCAAGATGAAGTTGCCTTATTGCAGGATGATGTGTTATCAACGATTTTAGAGCAGGCATATAGCGAGGACGGAGAGCTATCACAGCAGGCTGTGTATGAGCTTGTTGATAGCTTTTCCTCTGATCGACACGATCAGGAAATTGAAGTGTTGCTATTACAGCTTTATAACATGTCGCGTGTACAGCCTGCGCCGTATACATGGCTAGATACGCTCACACAGGAATACGATATTGCACCAAATGCAACAGTGGATGATTTAACATTTGTTGCACAATTAAAGAGCTCCATTTTAAATTCTTTATATGCAGCTGAGCATAATTTACTGACAATGAAGCGCTATGCTGAAGGTAATTTTGGCATCGGGACGTATCATACGCTAGCGACAGAGGAGCTTGCCTTTGTACAGGTGGCGATTGATAAGCTCAAAAATAGCACATGGCAAGATATTTATGAGCATATGCAAAAAGTACAATGGGGCAGGCTACCGACGATTAAAAAGTCAGATGAGGCAGATCCGCAAATAAAGGATATAGCGAAAGCGCATCGTGATGAGGCAAAGGATATTGTCAAAGCGATAAAAGATACATTTTTTATACGTAAGCCTCAAATTTTACTTGATGAAATGAGACGAATGAAACCAATTATTGAAACGCTCGTTCAGCTTGTGAAAATATTTAGCGAGGCATTTAAAGCTGCAAAACTAGAGCGTGCATTTGTCGATTTTTCTGATTTAGAGCATTATGCATTAGAAATATTGACAGTGGAAACGGACAAAGGAATTGAGCCATCAGCTGTAGCGAAGGATTTCCAAAAGCGCTTTAAAGAAGTGCTCGTTGATGAGTATCAGGATGTCAATTTATTGCAGGAAACGATTTTACAGCTTGTCAAATCAGGCGATGAAGCCAAAGGAAATTTATTTATGGTTGGCGATGTTAAGCAGTCAATCTATCAGTTTCGATTAGCAGAGCCGCGCCTATTTTTACGCAAATATAAAAATTTTACCGAAAATCCAATCGATACAGGCTTAAGAATTGACTTAAATGCCAATTTCCGTAGTCGCTCAGAAGTGTTGCAGGCAACGAACTATGTGTTTGAGCGCGTCATGGATGAGGTAGTTGGCGAAATTAATTATGATGACCAAGCGGCGCTAAAGTTTCAAGCACATTATAATAAAACGAATATTCCTGTTGAATTTGTTGTAATTGACCAGTGTACTGAGCAGGAGGAAGAAGCGCTTGATGAGGAGCTGGAGGAATTAAAAACATCACAACAGGAAGCGCGCTACATGATTCGTAAAATTCAACATATGATGGAAAAAGAAATGCCAATTTATAATCCGAAAGATGGTACAACACGACCGATTCGCTATAGCGATATTGTTATTTTAATGCGCTCGATGACATGGTCAGCCGATTTTGCAGAGGAATTTAAAGCAGCGGGAATTCCGTTATATGCAGAAACATCAAAAGGCTATTTCGATGCGTTGGAAGTAATGATTATGTTGAATGTCTTAAAAATTGTAGATAATCCATTTCAAGATATTCCACTTGCATCCGTATTGCGTGCTCCATTTTTCGGTTTAACAGAAAATGAGCTTGCAGAGGTGCGTTTAGCAAAGCGTAATGTACCGTTTTTCGAAGCTGTCACTGCATTTATGAAGGAGCCAACGAATGCAAAAGTTGAGGAAAAGCTTCATTACTTCTTAACGCTATTGGAAAAATGGCGCCAGCTTGCACGGCGAGGCTCGCTCGCTGATTTAATATGGACCATTTATTTAGATACAAATTATTATGAGCTAGTTGGGGCGATGGCGAACGGCAAGCAGCGACAAGCAAATTTAAGAGCACTACATGATAGAGCATTGGCATATGAGAAAACATCGTTCCGAGGTCTGTTCCGATTTTTACGCTTTGTGGATCGTATGAAGTCACGAGGTGATGATTTAGGTATTGCTAAATCGATTGGTGAAGGTGATGATGTTGTTCGTTTAATGACGATTCATTCCTCTAAGGGACTAGAGTTTCCTGTTGTTTTTGTTGCAGGCATTGCCAAGTCTTTTAATCAGCAGGATTTCAAAGGCTCGTATTTATTTGACCAAGATTTTGGGCTTGCTGTAAAGGCGATTAATACCGAGGAACGTACGATGTTCACATCATTGCCATACTTAGCTATGAAGGAAAAGAAAATAGCGAAACTTAAGGCTGAGGAAATGCGTATACTTTATGTAGCGATGACCCGTGCAAAAGAGCGTCTAATTTTACTAGGCACGGTGAAAAATTGGGACAAGAAGCTTGCAAAATGGGGAAATCATCAAGATTTGCCACCTAAAGAGTTATTGCCAAATTATTTACGAGCGAGTGCCAATTCATTTTTAGATTGGCTAGCACCTGCTCTTGTAAGCCATCCAGACTTTTTAACGAGAGCAATACAGGATGAGGCATTCAGCGAGCATGAGGCAATCGTACAAAAGGATTCGCTATGGTCAATTACAGTATTGGCTGCCGAACAATTGCAAAACACAGAGGAGCAAGAGACATTTGTGCAATTGTTAGTGGAGGAAGATGTCGATGAGCAGCTTGTTGAGCAGTTAACAGAGCGTTTCACAGCAACATATCCATACAGGCAATCGATAGCAAAAAAATCGAAAACGTCCGTTTCTGAAATTAAACGCTTTGAGGCATTGCAGCAGGAGGAGGATATCGTCTACAATCCGCAAGCAATGAAGCAAGCATCCATTGCTAAACGGCCAAGTTTTATACAAGCAAAGGCTTTGTCAGCAGCAGAAATGGGAACGATTATACATGCTATTATGCAGCATGTACCACAGCAAGGCTTTGCAACGCTTGATGAGGCCAATGAATTTGTTGCAAATTTAGTTGTACGTCAATTAATAACGAAGGAAGAAGCGGCGATTGTAAACATGGAGAAAGTACTCACATTTTTCAACTCACCAATCGGTCTACGCTTTAAAAATGCAACGCGACTGCTGCGAGAAGTGCCGTTTACAATGAGCCGAATGGATCGTGAAGGAGACAGCCAAATCGTCCAAGGGATTATTGACTGCTTGTTTGAGGAAGACGGACAGTGGGTACTGTTAGATTATAAAACGGACAAAATTCGCCCACCATTTGATATGGAGCCTGCTCTAACAGAGGAAATGGCGAAGCGTTATCAATTGCAGCTTCAAATTTATGGCGAGGCAATTGAAATAATAAATAGAACAAAAGTAAAAGAAAAAATATTGTATTTATATGATATTGGACAAACTGTTGTGCTTGAATAG